Within Gilvibacter sp. SZ-19, the genomic segment CTGATTCTACTCTAAAGACTAGTGGTTCTAAAGAAAATTCAGTAAACACAAATGTCGCAACCCTTAGTAGCAAACAGAACGCGGTGAATGCAACGGATCGCAAGGCATCCGCAGCAACTGGGCTTAGCACGCAAAGTGGAACCAAGACCACAACAGCTGCAACCAATACCGGTATTAAAGCGCAAACTGAGCAGACTGCAAAAGGTGCTTATCCGGCCAGAGGTTATTACGCATGGCCAAAGAACACTACTAAGCCCATAGACGTTGATGCATCTGTCTATGCAACCCAAAATGAGATCAAGACCGGAGAGCAAGCATCGGAGTTACCTATAGTTCAATTGGAGGAACCTAAGAAAAAGATTAAAAAATCTAAGGAATTCCGTGCCTTTGAGCGGGCAATAAACTTAGAAGAAATGACCAATTGGCGTTGGTCTGTAGGTGCAGTGGTGGCACCTACTACTTACGGTTCGCTGACCAAAGGTTCTATGTTAGACGCTCGTTTGGAGAACAATCCTAGAGAAGGAGAAACCAATTTAAGTTACGGCTTGCAGATCAAGAATCAAATGAATCGCAACTCCGCGCTTCGATTTGGAATCAATCGTGTAAATCTAGGGTACAACACTCAGAATTTTCAGGTTAATATCATTGACAATGTGGTGAACATTTACCAGCTAACGGGTATAGATCCAGGAACGGAAATTCAACAAGGAGGAATTCCGCTGAATCCGAATGCGACAGAGTTTTTCAATTCTAACGACGTAGTGACCATAGATCAGGACATTTCCTATTTAGAGATCCCTGTGGAATATCAGTACTCCTTTATCAATAACAGATTTGGGGCCAATTTCATAGGAGGAGCGAGTTTGATAGTCTTAGACGACAACCGCATATTTGCCGTAAACGACTTAGGGCAAAGTGTTGCGGTAGGTAAGTCGAGCAATTTGACCAACCTGGGTTATACCTTAAACTTCGGATTAGGGCTTAAATACGATATTTCTAAGCATTTTCAGCTGAATTTAGACCCTATGCTTAAAATTCAAATGAACTCGCCTGAAAACACCTCGGTGAACAATTTTAGACCGTATTTCTTCGGGATATTTAGCGGCTTGCACTTTAAATTCTAGAAGATCTTTTCCGCGGTCATATTTATTAACCATTTAGTTAAGTAACTGGTTTTCAATAGTGGATATAGAAATATTAAAAATTCGTGAACTATTTGTAACATTTTTGGGTATCTTTACGTATAACTAGGTACAGCGTGCAATTAAGCACGTGAGTTTAGAAGAGAGGATTTATTAGATGAGACAACTCAAAATTACCAAGCAGGTCACCAACAGAGAGACCGCTTCCTTAGACAAGTACCTACAAGAAATTGGAAAAGTCGACCTTATCACCGCCGATGAAGAAGTAGAGTTGGCACAGCGAATCAAAGCAGGCGATCAGCGTGCTTTAGAAAAGCTAACAAAAGCTAACCTGCGTTTCGTGGTATCGGTAGCAAAGCAATATCAAAACCAGGGACTGACATTACCGGATTTGATCAACGAAGGAAACTTAGGATTGATCAAAGCCGCACAGCGTTTTGACGAGACTCGTGGTTTTAAGTTTATTTCATACGCCGTATGGTGGATCCGTCAATCGATTCTACAAGCGCTAGCAGAGCAGTCTCGAATTGTACGTTTACCATTGAATAAGATCGGTTCGATCAATAAGATCAACAAAACCTTTGCTTTCTTGGAGCAAGCGCATGAGCGTCCACCAAGTGCCGAGGAGATCGCCAAAGAGCTAGACATGACCATCAATGACGTAAAGGAGTCTATGAAGAACTCCGGGCGTCACGTATCCATGGATGCTCCTTTGGTAGAGGGAGAAGATTCTAACCTATACGATGTATTGCGTTCTGGAGAATCTCCAAACCCTGACCGTTCTTTGTTACACGAGTCATTGCGCACTGAAATTGAGCGCGCATTGGAAACCTTGACCCCTCGTGAGGCAGACGTGATTCGTTTGTACTTTGGTTTGGGAGATCAGCATCCTATGACGCTAGAAGAGATCGGCGAGACCTTTGACCTAACACGTGAGCGTGTACGTCAGATCAAAGAAAAAGCTATTCGCAGGCTAAAACATACCTCGCGAAGCAAAATATTGAAAACTTATCTGGGTTAATACGACTAACTCAGTGTACAGTAACAAACAGTTAAACTAACTGTTCGTTTTTTGATTGATGAATGAAACCCCTGCCACTGGCGGGGGTTTTGCTTTTTACCCCTGCCCCACGCAACCTTTCTAATAATTCTGTACATTACAGCAAAGAACCTAGTAGATGTCTACTGCATTGACCGATCTTATTAGTGGCTGTAAAAAAGGCGAG encodes:
- a CDS encoding RNA polymerase sigma factor RpoD/SigA, with translation MRQLKITKQVTNRETASLDKYLQEIGKVDLITADEEVELAQRIKAGDQRALEKLTKANLRFVVSVAKQYQNQGLTLPDLINEGNLGLIKAAQRFDETRGFKFISYAVWWIRQSILQALAEQSRIVRLPLNKIGSINKINKTFAFLEQAHERPPSAEEIAKELDMTINDVKESMKNSGRHVSMDAPLVEGEDSNLYDVLRSGESPNPDRSLLHESLRTEIERALETLTPREADVIRLYFGLGDQHPMTLEEIGETFDLTRERVRQIKEKAIRRLKHTSRSKILKTYLG